One region of Juglans microcarpa x Juglans regia isolate MS1-56 chromosome 7S, Jm3101_v1.0, whole genome shotgun sequence genomic DNA includes:
- the LOC121240652 gene encoding protein yippee-like At3g08990 — protein MFLNQPLEFFLGYLSGSSHPPSSCLVPLQYFHVLFIPLEVPELFEQKNSKWVRPFLIEYDQIPGKMFYVCRLCQTHLAVAQDVICKTIMTKFGVFEKVVNILIDGPVHHDRSLNGTTTDVFRTKCNAELGWKYVQVHEPTTDIREGRIVLDMDKLLYWNGYQLVDEEKM, from the exons ATGTTTCTTAACCAACCTCTTGAATTCTTTCTTGGCTATCTTTCTGGTTCCTCACATCCCCCCTCTTCATGTTTAGTGCCGCTGCAATATTTTCATGTACTTTTCATACCACTTGAAGTTCCAGAGCTCTTTGAACAGAAAAATTCCAAATGGGTGAGGCCCTTTCTCATTGAATACGATCAGATTCCTGGCAAGATGTTCTACGTGTGCCGTTTATGCCAAACCCACCTTGCAGTGGCCCAAGATGTTATTTGTAAG ACTATTATGACAAAATTTGGCGTCTTTGAAAAAGT TGTCAACATCCTGATTGACGGCCCAGTACATCACGATAGGTCTCTGAATGGCACAACGACAGATGTCTTTCGTACAAAATGCAATGCGGAATTGGGCTGGAAAtat GTTCAGGTTCATG AGCCCACCACGGATATTAGAGAAGGAAGAATTGTGCTTGATAT GGACAAGCTCCTGTATTGGAATGGATATCAGCTAGTGGATGAAGAGAAGATGTAA
- the LOC121240653 gene encoding probable histone H2B.1, with protein sequence MAPKAAEKKPAEKKPAEEKKSSVAEKAPAEKKPKAGKKLPKEGGAGASDKKKKRTKKSVETYKIYIFKVLKQVHPDIGISSKAMGIMNSFINDIFEKLAQESSRLARYNKKPTITSREIQTAVRLVLPGELAKHAVSEGTKAVTKFTSS encoded by the coding sequence ATGGCACCCAAAGCAGCAGAGAAGAAACCCGCCGAGAAGAAGCCCGCCGAGGAGAAGAAATCGTCGGTTGCGGAGAAGGCTCCAGCCGAGAAGAAGCCGAAGGCCGGAAAGAAGCTGCCGAAGGAAGGAGGAGCCGGCGCCTCggacaagaagaagaagcggACCAAGAAGAGTGTTGAGACCTACAAGATCTACATCTTTAAGGTGCTAAAACAGGTCCACCCCGATATTGGGATCTCCAGCAAGGCCATGGGGATCATGAACAGCTTCATTAATGATATCTTTGAGAAGCTCGCCCAAGAGTCTTCTCGGCTTGCGAGGTACAACAAGAAGCCCACCATCACCTCTCGGGAGATCCAGACCGCGGTGCGTCTCGTGCTGCCTGGTGAACTCGCCAAGCACGCCGTTTCTGAGGGGACCAAGGCGGTCACCAAGTTTACTAGCTCTTAG